A genomic stretch from Coffea arabica cultivar ET-39 chromosome 10c, Coffea Arabica ET-39 HiFi, whole genome shotgun sequence includes:
- the LOC113713666 gene encoding putative germin-like protein 2-1, with amino-acid sequence MGTPFLITIATMALLSSLGIASDPSPLQDFCVAINDPKTAVFVNGKICKDPKVVNANDFFFQGLNIPRNTANRQGSNVTAVNVNNLAGLNTLGVSLARLDFAPYGLNPPHTHPRATEVLFVLEGVLNVGFVTSNPPNNMKNQLFTKTLNPGDVFVFPEGLIHFQFNVGKTNAVAFAGFGSQNPGVITIANAVFGSDPLISADVLAKAFQVDKKVIDLLEAQFLK; translated from the exons ATGGGAACTCCATTCCTGATAACCATAGCCACAATGGCACTACTGTCATCCCTTGGTATCGCTTCTGATCCTAGCCCTTTGCAGGATTTTTGTGTTGCAATCAATGATCCCAAAACCGCTG TGTTTGTGAACGGAAAGATTTGTAAGGACCCAAAGGTCGTGAACGCCaatgattttttctttcagGGACTGAACATACCTAGAAATACAGCAAATCGACAAGGTTCTAATGTTACTGCTGTGAACGTCAACAATCTAGCTGGGCTCAACACTTTGGGAGTTTCCCTAGCTCGTCTCGATTTCGCTCCTTATGGGCTAAACCCACCCCATACTCATCCTCGTGCAACCGAGGTCCTATTCGTGTTAGAGGGCGTTCTTAATGTTGGGTTTGTCACTTCAAATCCACCAAATAACATGAAAAATCAACTCTTTACAAAAACGTTGAATCCAGGAGATGTTTTCGTGTTCCCTGAAGGTCTGATTCACTTCCAATTTAATGTTGGGAAGACGAATGCTGTTGCATTTGCTGGTTTTGGCAGCCAAAATCCAGGAGTCATTACTATTGCAAATGCAGTCTTTGGATCAGATCCTCTCATTTCTGCAGATGTTCTCGCCAAGGCATTCCAAGTCGACAAGAAAGTCATTGACTTACTTGAGGCACAGTTTTTGAAATGA
- the LOC113713907 gene encoding uncharacterized protein, which yields MEGDLTELMQKFSLAGNELSGATLELEDLHSGVRECEVMELGPNLFQFNIPNPDDKDKIVEGDPWMIDSQMLVLNRWSEGIEENYGAFVTAPLWGQIWNLPVHWLTKEVGRKIGAMFKEAKEVLIPQTGGKEGRHLKILALTDLSKPLLRGIMVKLAGSIKWVAFKYERCPDFCCYSCGIVGHSERSCKDKRVISRSISENQYGP from the exons ATGGAGGGTGACCTGACTGAGCTGATGCAAAAATTCTCTCTTGCTGGAAatgagctctcaggagctacgCTGGAGCTTGAAGATCTACATAGTGGAGTGAGGGAATGTGAAG TGATGGAACTGGGGCCTAACTTGTTTCAATTCAACATCCCTAATCCAGACGACAAAGACAAAATTGTAGAAGGAGACCCTTGGATGATAGATAGTCAAATGTTAGTGCTGAACAGGTGGtcagaaggaattgaagagaATTATGGAGCCTTTGTGACTGCACCTCTATGGGGGCAGATCTGGAACCTGCCAGTACACTGGCTAACCAAAGAGGTAGGTAGAAAGATTGGGGCTATGTTCAAAGAAGCAAAAGAGGTCCTAATTCCTCAGACAGGGGGTAAAGAGGGTAGACATTTGAAAATCTTAGCCTTAACTGATTTGTCAAAGCCCCTTCTCCGAGGAATAATGGTGAAATTGGCAGGGTCTATCAAATGGGTAGCCTTTAAGTATGAAAGATGCCCAGACTTTTGCTGTTATAGTTGTGGAATAGTAGGTCATAGTGAACGGTCATGCAAAGATAAGAGAGTCATATCAAGAAGCATTTCAGAGAACCAGTATGGGCCCTAG
- the LOC140016092 gene encoding uncharacterized protein — MFSLEVHYGGHFVKNPGLTYVGGDIKHFNDIDPDYMSRFEIWGLLKGLNLPINTQICFKMPDDEFALLNSEAAVMHMFGMFRDEPYIHIYVGEVNDNRHVENNNGNQQGGVEAVGNSNINANQGVGTGNDGLGVGGVNDNVEPEIDHDVNESEIESDDSYTPKSEQSFEYDSDFDNFLDGNTLSDDCDIGDDITEVTSGLDSNINLGQYQQYAELISDDYRAFVEARKEGKFVEHENIVDAEVLETAIQSSDDENREQFPEFNEERDMVDPKIVVGLIFPTTHVFRKAI; from the coding sequence ATGTTCTCATTGGAAGTCCATTATGGGGGCCATTTTGTAAAAAACCCAGGACTAACATATGTGGGTGGGGATATAAAACATTTCAATGATATTGACCCAGATTATATGTCAAGATTTGAGATCTGGGGGCTGCTAAAGGGACTGAACTTGCCCATAAACACTCAAATTTGCTTTAAAATGCCGGATGATGAATTTGCCTTACTTAATAGTGAAGCAGCAGTCATGCATATGTTTGGGATGTTCAGGGATGAACCATACATTCATATCTATGTTGGAGAGGTAAATGATAATAGGCATGTAGAAAATAATAATGGGAATCAGCAAGGTGGTGTTGAAGCTGTAGGTAATAGCAATATAAATGCTAATCAGGGAGTTGGGACTGGTAATGATGGTTTAGGGGTTGGTGGGGTGAATGATAATGTTGAACCAGAGATTGATCATGATGTGAATGAATCAGAAATAGAATCTGATGACTCATACACACCTAAAAGTGAGCAATCTTTTGAATATGACTCAGATTTTGATAATTTCTTAGATGGGAACACATTAAGTGATGACTGTGATATTGGTGATGATATTACTGAGGTAACTAGTGGGCTGGATAGCAATATTAACTTAGGACAGTACCAACAATATGCTGAATTAATTAGTGATGATTATAGAGCCTTTGTTGAGGCTAGGAAAGAGGGTAAGTTTGTTGAGCATGAAAATATTGTTGATGCTGAAGTACTTGAAACTGCCATTCAGTCATCTGATGATGAAAATAGAGAACAATTTCCTGAATTTAATGAGGAAAGAGACATGGTTGATCCTAAAATTGTGGTAGGCCTCATTTTCCCAACCACACATGTGTTTAGAAAGGCAATTTGA